Within Telopea speciosissima isolate NSW1024214 ecotype Mountain lineage chromosome 8, Tspe_v1, whole genome shotgun sequence, the genomic segment AAATCTAACCCTGATCATTTTCCATTCATAGTTACAAATTCTTTCAATACATATGGCAAATTCAATATTTTACAATCTATTTATTAGTCCGTCCATACTAGATTTGAATGGAGTATCAAGACGTAACGGAAATTAAATTTAGTTTTCTAATCATATTAGAATTCAGGATCCACTCACTCGAGGGCTCTGCTACCTAGACAAATATACAATAATCCCTTAGGGTTCTATTCCATGTAGACTAAAATTTAACCCTGAACATTTTCCATGCATAGTTACAAATTCTTttttgtacccaaaaaaaaaaaaaagttacaaattCTTTCAATACATGGCCAATTCAATATTTTACAGTCTATTTATTAGTCAGTCCATAACAGATTTGATGGAGTATCAAGGCGCAACGAAAATTAAatttagttttttaattatattagAATTCATGATCAATCCATTTCGCAAAGATAGTgatttcaattaaaattttacatcacATAATTGAAAAAACAATTACCTTGAGTGTCATAAGTGCAACACCTCCAAGGAATTGTACCTTTCTTCAATACATCGGCAAAAAGTACATAACAATCAATTATGGCAACGCTTGCCATTAGTGATTGTTCAAGctacaacaaaaattaaatttattagTTAATCCGTACCAGATTTGATGGGGGTATCAAGGCGCAACGGAAATTAAATTTAGTTATCTAATCATATTAGAATTCATGATTAATCCATTTGCAAGGATAGtaatttcaattaaaattttccATCACATGGATTGGGCTCTTATATAGAccttttcttaccaaaaaaaaaagattggccGGTCTCTTATGATAACTCCTAAGGATTCTTGGTATATTTGATGAGCTCCTTGGAGTCCGACTCCACTACTAAATAATCCACGCATTCAGCCAAGGCTTCGAGCATACCAACTCTAATCGCAAGAGCCTCTCCAACAAGTATTAAACCAAACCAAGTTACCTTTGAATTAGGATGAACAAGGCGACCTATATGGTCTCGAAGGCATAATCAAAGAGTGATCCGTGCTCCACGAAGCATCGCAATTTAGTTTTATATAAGTTTGGGGAGGGGTTAACCACTGAACAGGTGCACAAGTTGGGTTCTCTGGGTGGACTCAAAGCCCTTTGATTGCAGCTGGGCTGACATGAACTCTTTGAAAGCTCTTTGGGCTGTAGTAATCACTTCTCCAGATTCCCTGGTCTTCCTTCCAAAAGTTAAATCGTTACGAGCTCACCATAATAATTTGAAAAAAGATCTTGTGCATCCGGGCAGTcaggctgcatgtgcagcgctaGGCTCAAGGCGGCAAGCTTTGATTGCTTTACCCCTGCCCGGGTAAgacgcttgggcaggggtaaggcagtcaaaACGCACCGCCCTGAGTCTGgcactgcacatgcagcccgacTACCCAGATGCACAAGATCCGTGTCCATAATAACCACTCAATAAAGTTAGATAAGCTCACAACCTCTCTGCTCTATTTCTTAACCATATATCGAAGCCTGCTCCATTCCCCAATCAATTTTGAAACAGTAAAATCCTTCTATGGATGGGCTTTATAAGAAATGGGGGAGCCAAACCCTACTGCTTTTGCAAAAGGGTAGTGACATAGGAAGTGATCAATAGATTTCAGATTAGAAACCACACATAAACAACGGCGTTCGATATGTATTTGTCGTTGGTACAGGCCTTCTCCGGTGGCTAGGCTTGCAGAACGCGCTCTCCATGAAAACAATTTAACTTCGAAGTGTTACATTAACACGAAGGTTCATGGTATtgggatcaagggtaaaatggttaaaatttttttttttgtacataaGCGAAAAACCATCCAATATAGCTCATATGATCTTGTAGCTCTTGCGCGTAGATTCAAAACACACAAAGTTACCGTTCCActgttgaacttgaaaattccatccatgttgatgcccgtGTGCACACTTACATTGATCCCTATGCTGATGTAGGGGTTACATGCCCATATAGTGATCTCTTGACCTTATTTTATAGGTCTTTTTTCGTTCTCTCTTTTTATTGTTCGTAGTTCTTATATAAAATGAGTTTTTTACCCCTATTTACAAAACCAATCCATTGATTCTATTGGTGCACTGTACTCTTgtactgaaattttttttttactgttacCCAGGTTGCTGGAATGTTCCTGCTATTTTTGTTCACTTCTCCTtaggttcacaaatacccttcTAGGTTATAgtatttttccaaaatattctTTTTGAGTCCATTTCTTTGACTGTGAATCAGGTGATAGTGCCGTTGcgaaaaattatcctctcaagttccTTGCCCGatgcagttccctagtgcctctgaTAAGAATGGGGACCCGGGCAATGTGTTCAGGCAGGGATAAGATGTTCATTTCCGTTCCTATGAGAGGAGCCATACGAACTATACCAGTTAAGAACCTGAGAGGAATAAGAACGATTGCTGCTTCTACTCTTTCTAACCCCTCCTGCCCAACCCGgatagcagcaaaatttcgttcgATTACCCTCTCCCCCGTCCCTCCAGGACCTCCCCTCCtcccttctgtttttttttttaaatttataacGGTTTCACTCTCTTACCGTTAATCTTAACTGTGAATCTGTGTACAGAACTTTCATACTGGAGCGAATTTCATCCGTAAAGCTGACCAACCATATTTCttgatttaatatatatatatttttttggtggaacTTATTGATTTAATATTACTGAACGttgagttgagagttgagactcgGAGACGGAGACTGCGATGTGAATTCCTTAGCCGAAGTCCTCAATTTTGCTTTGCTTCTTCAGAGGCAAGCAAAGCAAGATAGGCAAAGGAATTGTTAAAGAGAATCATGGCGACTTCAATCTTCCCTCGTCCCTATTGTCTGAAGCTAACGTCACCGTCTCCCTGCAAAGCCAAAACTCGTGGTGGCTTTCAACCTCGACGGCCCTTTTCAATCCCTTGTGCCGCGACCTCGGACCCCTTTGTCCTTCAAATTGCAGAAACCCTGGAAGATTCTATCTcaaacctctcttcttcttcttcttcttcttcctcactacCTCCAGCCCTCCAGAAGCTCCGAGATAGCTCTGCTGAGTCCGTCCTCTCCATTTCTTGGCCTTCTCGCAAAGACGAACCTTTTCGCTTCATTGATACTTCTTTAATCAGATATTCCCAAATTCATCCTGTTTCTGTCCCTCCCCTTTCCGATGACCTAATTGGCATCTCCTCAGATTCCCAATTCCCCAATCTTGTCATCGTCGATGGTCATATTATCCCCTCCGCCTCCGAACTCTATGGATTGCCGGACGGCGTTTATGTCGGCAGCATTTTAAACATCTCCTCGGAGACTATCATGAAGAGGGTGCTCGAGTTTGTCTCTGGTTTCCACGAAGGAGACCTCTTTTGGTCTCTGAATGGGATTGGAGCTCCGGATGTTACTGTTGTGTTTGTTCCTGCAGGGTGTCGGGTTGAGAATCCCCTACATTTGAGGTTTTATTCTCGTGAAGGAGGGGACACTGGGTCGAACCAGCTACCTTTGTCGAATCCCAGGGTACTGGTGTTGGTGGAGAAGGGAGGGGAAATTGGGATAATTGAGGAGTATTCGGGTGTGGATGGAGATAAGCAGTATTGGGCTAATTCTGTTACCGAGTTGGTCGTTGGAGAAGGGGCAAAAGTTCATCATTCTTACATTCAGGAACAGTCTGCGATTGCTGCCCATATCAAATGGACCATCGTTCGACAGGTGAGCTTCAATTTAAACtttctttttaactttttttttttgacggGGAGAAAGAACCATGCTGGGTATTATTAGTTTGTTATAATTGGTGAAATAGAACCACAATCATCCCATTAGTCATCAGGAAGGCATTTTGGCAATCAGCATTCCATAATATGCTTAGAATACACTAAATGGTAATGTAGGTTTTACTTTGTTTATATAACAATTATACCCATAAGGTTGATCCATTTCCATGTGTGGTAGTTTCTTTGTAGTTTTTAGAATGGAGGCATTTCGTTTTAGTACAAAGTAGCATGAAAAAGTGATAGGTTTAGCTCGAAGATGCAACATTTCTGCCTCCAAGTTGAAAGCAATGATTCTGGTAACTCAAGGTGTCCGTAGTCCGTGCTGTGAATGCATCCTTATTATAGGAAGTAGGTCCTTGTCTAACTTGGGCATTTTTTAGCTTTTTTATTAAATCTCAGTTTGGATCCTGATTCCTGAGGGTTCAAACTGAcaataatttttctatttttagtgtTAATTAGTTAACGTAGAAAAGCATCATGGGAACTTCAGATATTTTCTCCATATCCAATTCAAATTTTCACAAAATAGTGAAATACATAGAAATTTCTAGTCCCATGACATATGAGACTCACCTATCAATGATGGAATCCAAACTGCCAATTAAAACTATATCTAATACTGATCTGTTCTGCATATGACCCCATACTCATCGGAATTCAAACCCCAATTATTCCAAAAGACATTTGTGTTTTTTCATTCAACTCAGCATTCATCTGTAAAAGGGAAATATGAGTTGTTAGACAATATAAGAGTGGAGATTCATGATTGATGTTTTTGCTGGCGAAGTTGGTAAACTGTGAATTACCTCCTGCATTAAAATTCTTGTGGAACCTGTGAAGTAAATCTTTTGATTCTATGTTGTTATTCTTCTGGTCCccctgctccccccccccccccccccaaccccaaaaaaaaaaaacaaaaaactcatATGGGTTATGCAATTGAAAACTTTTAGGAAGCTTGATTGATCTAATAAGAAGGTAGAATGAAAGTTATTGTGGCACATCACTCTTCTGTATTGGACGAGTTCACTAATGGAATAGTGATACAGTAACGCTTGTGTCAGCTAGCTTGAACCTGTTGCGAAGCCCAACCCAAGATGAACCGGTCCAAATTAGAATTTTGGTAGAGTAGaatatttagggttttgttgAATTGTGAAATTATATGCCACAGGGACTTACTTGTAATTCTTATATGCCACAGAGCAtacttgtaattttctttttttactttgttataaatagaaggcttgGCTGGTCACTTAACCATCCAAGCTTTCAGTCCTACTCTTtcttttaacatggtatcagagctaacaGTTCTGACCTAAGTTTCCAGCACTAgattttccccccccccttccttcaCTTTCTCCCAAGCTTTCTCTATTTTGACCTAAAACAGCCTACACCACCTACCGCCACCTTCTCCACATTCCCTACAgcccttcttccctctctcggTTCTTCGTCATCTagaagggcagcactaatgaggtgatctattatggatctagttgctgccctccttcTTACCTTTTTTCAAGAATGATTTGGTGATTCAAAGAACGACAGTTGCTGCCCAGCTTTTGCACTtgattcttcctcttctttggaGATCGATTTCGTCCCTTATATTGCAGAATCGTGTCTccccttattgaagatcaagtACTGCAGTTATTGGAGACCATCTGTCACAGTTTGAAGATCAGAATCCTTCTTTTCTTGCCCTTCCTGCGATTTCACACTTAAGGTTTTCTTCCGAATCCTGCAGGATTTGTCTCAGTCATCTCTCTTCAGACTCGGCTGATTTTTGGAGGTACTATGACTACCCCAAAGCAGAACTTGCCGATTCTAGATATGATGAAGAAACAAGCTAACAAAGTAGGGTGAACACCCAAATTCGATGGGTAGTATAGTCTCAACCTAAATAGACTCAAAAAAGCCTTTCAAACACTGGTAAGCACAGTCCAGCAATCAAACAAGGCAAATATCTGAGAGAAAATCAACTTGACCAAATCCTTCAAAGCGTGGCTTCATTATACAACCACTAGGAAGCTGAAACAAACATAAGGTACCAGCCTTAAGCAAACCAAAGTATCATAGAACCATTTCTCAggcaaaacagagaaaaaaggAGCTGGGGGTAACTTGAAGACAAGGGCAAAACTGAGTTGTGTAGCACCAACTTGTAGAAGCATGGAGCAAGACCATAGGAGGGTTGAAGAACATCCTAGGGCGATCCAAAAGAGCCTAACTTCAGCTGCAACACTGGTCGAATGAAGGAGAGAGGGAAAAATTATCAGAATAGGCTGACAGTAACATGGCCATGGCTGGATTGGCTTGAGATGGGCTTCGAATGCCTATTTCTTCAAAAGAGGTGCTCTTTTGGTGTCTCCATTTTCTCCATTCATGCTCCTTGCAAGATTACTTCAATCACTTCACCTTAAGAATCCCTTCCTTGGAgcccctttgtaacctagggttccaaagagagagagatgaaggaaCAAGAAGATAACTCGATTCTCAAACCAACAAAGttcgctttgataccaatttggtAGTTAACAAATGTAAAGAACAAGTagaaagatggaggagaagaagagaagatggtggaATATTGTGTGTTAAGGTATTGTCTCGACCACACCTATTTTACTTCACTAATAATATAAgaggaattacatacacctccataaggaggtaaaagataaaaaaggaaaattacaatataaggtaACTAGACAATAAACTaattcctaaagtacccttattacatgaaCTTTAATACTTAGATGGTCTTTTCACaagagggcaggccttggtgcaacgataaggtttttccat encodes:
- the LOC122671285 gene encoding protein ABCI7, chloroplastic, with product MATSIFPRPYCLKLTSPSPCKAKTRGGFQPRRPFSIPCAATSDPFVLQIAETLEDSISNLSSSSSSSSSLPPALQKLRDSSAESVLSISWPSRKDEPFRFIDTSLIRYSQIHPVSVPPLSDDLIGISSDSQFPNLVIVDGHIIPSASELYGLPDGVYVGSILNISSETIMKRVLEFVSGFHEGDLFWSLNGIGAPDVTVVFVPAGCRVENPLHLRFYSREGGDTGSNQLPLSNPRVLVLVEKGGEIGIIEEYSGVDGDKQYWANSVTELVVGEGAKVHHSYIQEQSAIAAHIKWTIVRQETNSTYELVEISTGAKLSRHNLHVQQGGPDTVTELSTLHLSVTDQTQDLHSRLVLDHPRGYSRQLHKCIVAHSSGQAVFDGTIKVNRYAQETDAGQLTRSLLLEPRATVNLKPNLQIIADDVKCSHGAAISDLEKGQLFYFLARGIDLQTARKALVFSFGAEVIEHLPYSSLKKKVGSHVQWLLEPAREGVPQ